A genomic region of Dickeya solani IPO 2222 contains the following coding sequences:
- the ubiA gene encoding 4-hydroxybenzoate octaprenyltransferase: MRINNPIGTLLLLWPTLWALWLAGRGTPAPWTLLVFVAGVFLMRAAGCVINDYADRHFDGHVKRTAARPLPAGLVSEQSAKVLFVLLVLLAFGLVLTMNSLTIWLSVAALALAWVYPFMKRVSNLPQLVLGAAFGWSIPMAYAAVSESLPATCWLMFFAYICWTVAYDTEYAMVDRDDDLKIGIKSTAILFGSHDTLIIGVLQLMTLVAMLALGRMMELSQIFYWSVLVAAALFAYQQKLIAGRERDDCFRAFNNNNYVGMALFFGILFGL; encoded by the coding sequence ATGCGTATCAACAACCCGATTGGCACCCTGTTGTTGTTATGGCCGACACTGTGGGCGTTGTGGCTGGCAGGTCGTGGAACGCCGGCTCCCTGGACGCTGCTGGTGTTCGTGGCGGGCGTGTTCCTGATGCGTGCGGCAGGGTGTGTGATCAATGACTATGCCGACCGCCATTTTGACGGTCATGTTAAACGCACCGCTGCGCGACCGTTGCCGGCTGGTTTGGTGAGCGAACAATCTGCCAAGGTGCTGTTTGTGTTGTTGGTGCTGCTGGCGTTCGGCCTGGTGTTGACCATGAATTCGTTGACCATCTGGTTATCGGTCGCCGCGCTGGCATTGGCTTGGGTATATCCGTTCATGAAGCGGGTCAGCAACCTGCCGCAATTGGTGCTGGGCGCGGCGTTTGGCTGGTCAATCCCGATGGCTTACGCCGCTGTCAGCGAATCATTGCCTGCCACCTGCTGGCTGATGTTTTTTGCTTATATCTGCTGGACCGTCGCTTACGACACCGAATACGCCATGGTGGATCGCGACGACGACCTCAAGATCGGGATAAAGTCCACCGCCATCCTGTTTGGCAGTCACGACACGCTGATTATCGGCGTGCTGCAATTGATGACGCTGGTGGCGATGCTGGCGCTGGGGCGGATGATGGAGCTGAGCCAGATTTTTTACTGGTCGGTGCTGGTGGCTGCCGCTTTGTTCGCTTATCAGCAGAAACTGATAGCCGGGCGTGAACGCGATGACTGTTTTCGTGCATTCAACAATAACAATTATGTCGGCATGGCACTGTTTTTCGGCATTCTGTTCGGTTTGTAA
- the plsB gene encoding glycerol-3-phosphate 1-O-acyltransferase PlsB has translation MSGWRRIYYKLLNFPLKLLVKSKVIPQDPVNEQRLDPARPIFYVLPYNSKADLLTLRTKCLELNLPDPLQPLEIDGKTLPSHVFINDGPRLFRYYVPKQQSIKLFHDYLDLHRNNPELDIQMVPVSVMFGRSPGREGQNQDTPHLRLLNGIEKFFAILWLGRDSFVRFSVPVSLRYMATEHGTDKTIAHKLARVARMHFSRLRLAAVGPRLPVRQELFNRLLSSRAIAKAIEDEARVKKISHDKAQQNAITLLEEIAADFSYEAVRLSDRVLGWTWNRLYQGINVNNAERVRQLAQDGHEIVYVPCHRSHMDYLLLSYVLYHQGLVPPHIAAGINLNFWPAGPIFRRLGAFFIRRTFKGNKLYSTLFREYLGELFTRGYSVEYFVEGGRSRTGRLLEPKTGTLAMTIQAMLRGGTRPITLVPIYIGYEHVMEVGTYAKELRGATKEKEGFLQMVRGLRKLRNLGQGYVNIGEPLSLTTYLNNRVPQWRDAIDPIDPQRPAWLTPTVQDIADDIMVRINNAAAANAMNLCCTALLASRQRALTREQMEEQLECYLQLLRNVPYSSDITVPNKTATELLEHALGMDKFEVEKDKVGDIIILPREQAVLMTYYRNNIHHMLVLPSLVASIVMHYRRISAEELLRQITLIYPLLQAELFLHYKKSELSDVLDALVAELARQQLILIKDDGLELNPARIRALQLLAAGIRETLQRYAITLALLNANPTISRGVLEKESRSMAQRLSVLHGINAPEFFDKAVFSTLVNTLRNEGYVGDSGEAVLEHVQAIYAILGELLTPEVKLTIESASLAQESDDNESVAVVSDAEKEEAE, from the coding sequence ATGTCAGGTTGGCGTAGAATCTACTATAAACTACTGAATTTCCCACTAAAACTTTTGGTAAAAAGTAAGGTTATCCCACAGGATCCCGTTAACGAACAACGTCTGGATCCGGCGCGGCCGATCTTCTATGTGCTGCCCTACAACTCCAAGGCGGATCTGCTGACGCTGCGCACCAAATGTCTGGAGCTCAATCTGCCCGATCCGTTGCAGCCGCTGGAGATCGACGGAAAAACCCTGCCGAGCCACGTATTTATCAATGACGGCCCACGCCTGTTCCGTTACTACGTGCCTAAACAGCAGTCGATAAAACTGTTCCACGACTATCTGGATTTGCATCGCAACAATCCGGAGCTCGATATACAGATGGTGCCGGTGTCGGTCATGTTTGGCCGCTCCCCCGGCCGTGAGGGGCAGAATCAGGACACGCCGCATCTGCGGTTGCTGAACGGCATAGAGAAATTCTTCGCCATTTTGTGGCTGGGTCGCGACAGCTTTGTGCGCTTCTCCGTTCCCGTCTCGCTGCGTTACATGGCGACTGAGCACGGCACCGACAAGACCATCGCCCACAAACTGGCGCGCGTGGCGCGTATGCACTTCTCCCGTTTGCGACTGGCGGCCGTCGGCCCGCGTTTGCCGGTCCGTCAGGAGTTGTTCAACAGGCTATTGTCTTCCCGCGCCATCGCCAAAGCGATTGAAGATGAAGCGCGGGTCAAGAAGATTTCCCACGACAAGGCACAGCAGAACGCTATCACGCTGCTGGAAGAGATTGCCGCCGACTTCTCCTATGAAGCCGTTAGGCTATCCGACCGGGTGCTGGGCTGGACCTGGAACCGGCTGTACCAAGGCATCAACGTGAATAACGCCGAGCGGGTACGTCAACTGGCGCAGGATGGACATGAAATCGTCTATGTTCCCTGCCATCGCAGCCACATGGACTATCTGCTGCTCTCCTACGTGCTCTATCATCAGGGTCTGGTGCCGCCGCATATCGCCGCCGGCATTAACCTTAACTTCTGGCCGGCCGGCCCGATCTTCCGCCGTCTCGGCGCCTTTTTCATCCGCCGTACCTTCAAAGGCAACAAGCTCTATTCCACCCTGTTCCGTGAATATCTGGGCGAGTTGTTTACCCGCGGCTATTCGGTGGAGTACTTCGTCGAAGGCGGCCGTTCCCGCACCGGCCGTTTGCTGGAACCGAAAACCGGCACGCTGGCGATGACTATTCAGGCGATGCTGCGCGGCGGCACCCGCCCGATCACACTGGTACCGATTTACATTGGCTACGAACACGTGATGGAAGTAGGCACCTACGCCAAAGAGCTGCGTGGCGCCACCAAGGAAAAAGAAGGCTTCCTGCAGATGGTGCGCGGACTGCGCAAGCTGCGTAATCTCGGCCAGGGGTACGTTAACATCGGCGAGCCGCTGTCACTAACCACCTACCTCAACAACCGAGTGCCGCAGTGGCGCGACGCTATCGATCCTATCGATCCGCAACGCCCGGCCTGGCTGACGCCTACCGTACAGGATATCGCCGACGACATCATGGTGCGCATCAACAATGCGGCGGCGGCCAACGCCATGAACCTCTGCTGCACCGCGCTGCTGGCTTCCCGCCAACGTGCGCTAACGCGCGAGCAGATGGAAGAGCAACTGGAGTGCTATCTGCAACTGCTGCGTAACGTTCCTTACAGCAGCGATATCACCGTGCCGAACAAAACCGCCACCGAGTTGCTGGAGCACGCACTCGGTATGGACAAGTTCGAGGTGGAAAAAGACAAAGTCGGCGACATTATCATCCTGCCCCGCGAGCAGGCGGTGCTGATGACGTACTACCGCAATAATATCCACCACATGCTGGTGCTGCCGTCGCTGGTTGCCAGCATCGTGATGCATTACCGTCGGATCTCCGCCGAGGAATTGCTGCGCCAGATAACGCTGATTTATCCGCTGTTGCAGGCCGAATTGTTCCTGCATTACAAGAAGTCCGAACTGTCTGATGTGCTGGACGCGCTGGTCGCCGAGCTCGCGCGGCAACAGCTGATTCTGATCAAAGATGACGGGCTGGAACTGAACCCCGCGCGTATTCGTGCCCTGCAACTGCTGGCCGCCGGTATCCGCGAAACGTTGCAGCGTTACGCCATTACCCTGGCGTTGCTGAACGCTAACCCGACCATCAGCCGCGGCGTGCTGGAAAAAGAAAGCCGCAGCATGGCGCAACGTCTCTCAGTGTTGCACGGCATCAACGCGCCGGAGTTTTTCGACAAGGCGGTGTTCTCAACGCTGGTCAACACGTTGCGTAACGAAGGGTATGTCGGTGACAGTGGCGAAGCCGTGCTGGAACACGTCCAGGCGATTTACGCCATTCTGGGCGAGCTACTGACTCCGGAAGTGAAGCTGACGATTGAAAGCGCCAGTCTGGCGCAGGAGAGCGACGACAACGAGTCCGTTGCCGTTGTCAGCGACGCCGAAAAGGAAGAAGCAGAGTGA
- a CDS encoding diacylglycerol kinase, whose protein sequence is MNKTTGITRIVKAAGYSLQGLKQAWRHEAAFRQESLLTLAAIIIACWLPVAMVERLLLIGSVVLIVLFELVNSAIEAVVDRVGMDYHELSGRAKDIGSAAVFVACLLAAGIWGAILWNRFA, encoded by the coding sequence ATGAACAAAACAACCGGAATAACCCGTATTGTCAAGGCGGCGGGTTATTCGCTACAAGGGTTGAAACAGGCATGGCGGCACGAGGCAGCATTTCGCCAGGAATCATTACTCACGCTTGCCGCGATTATTATTGCCTGCTGGCTGCCGGTTGCAATGGTCGAGCGGCTGCTGTTGATCGGTTCCGTGGTGCTGATCGTGCTGTTTGAGCTGGTCAACAGCGCTATTGAAGCGGTGGTGGATCGGGTCGGTATGGATTACCACGAACTGTCCGGCCGGGCGAAGGACATCGGTTCGGCGGCGGTATTTGTCGCCTGTTTGCTGGCGGCAGGAATATGGGGGGCGATACTGTGGAATCGTTTTGCGTGA
- the lexA gene encoding transcriptional repressor LexA produces the protein MKALTTRQQQVYDLIRDHISQTGMPPTRAEIASQLGFRSPNAAEEHLKALARKGVIEIVTGASRGIRLLMEEEDQGLPLIGRVAAGEPLLAQQHIECHYQVDPAMFKPSADFLLRVSGMSMKDIGILDGDLLAVHKTQDVRNGQVVVARIEDEVTVKRLKKQGNVVQLLAENKEFAPIVVDLREQNFSIEGLAVGVIRNSDWS, from the coding sequence ATGAAAGCGCTAACTACCAGACAACAGCAGGTTTATGATCTGATTCGTGATCATATTTCACAAACCGGTATGCCGCCCACCCGGGCCGAAATCGCCAGTCAGCTTGGCTTCCGCTCGCCGAATGCGGCTGAGGAACACCTCAAGGCGCTGGCGCGCAAAGGTGTTATTGAAATCGTCACCGGCGCTTCCCGCGGTATTCGTCTGCTGATGGAAGAAGAAGATCAGGGATTGCCGTTGATCGGCCGCGTCGCCGCTGGCGAACCGTTGCTGGCGCAACAGCATATCGAATGCCACTATCAGGTCGACCCGGCGATGTTCAAGCCCAGCGCCGATTTCCTGCTGCGTGTCAGCGGAATGTCGATGAAGGATATCGGTATTCTGGACGGCGACCTGCTGGCGGTGCATAAAACGCAGGATGTGCGCAACGGCCAGGTAGTGGTGGCGCGCATTGAAGATGAAGTGACGGTCAAACGACTGAAAAAACAAGGTAATGTTGTACAACTGCTGGCAGAAAATAAAGAATTCGCGCCGATCGTTGTCGATCTGCGGGAGCAAAATTTCTCGATTGAAGGATTGGCGGTCGGCGTGATCCGCAACAGCGACTGGAGCTAA